A stretch of the Taeniopygia guttata chromosome 3, bTaeGut7.mat, whole genome shotgun sequence genome encodes the following:
- the IL22RA2 gene encoding interleukin-22 receptor subunit alpha-2: protein MKRIMFSFLCLLMHMLQDETTSFLVLENQDLQDSIKPQKVEFHSLNFNTTLHWQPGWAREARDALYFVQYKVYGQSTWQNKDECWGISSCVCDLTHETSDIQEPYYSRVRAALAGVYSNWSLSCRFTPWRETMIGPPLVTVAHSNKSITVKLQAPRSPYRRKRGSKIPMTNYYDLLFQVFIINNLLDEQNRILVYEGKNKVIKIEDLRPGVSYCIVAKMYMPMLDHSSAYSSRQCTVLQ from the exons ATGAAGAGAATcatgttttccttcctctgcttaCTGATGCATATGCTTCAGGATGAGACAACTT CGTTTTTAGTTTTGGAAAACCAAGACCTGCAAGATTCGATTAAGCCACAGAAGGTAGAGTTCCATTCGTTAAATTTCAACACCACTTTGCATTGGCAGCCTGGGTGGGCCAGAGAGGCGAGAGATGCGCTCTACTTTGTGCAGTACAAAGT GTATGGGCAGAGCACGTGGCAAAACAAAGACGAGTGCTGGGGGATTTCAAGCTGTGTCTGTGACCTAACACATGAGACCTCTGACATCCAGGAGCCTTACTACAGCAGagtgagagcagccctggctggtgTCTACTCCAACTGGAGCCTCAGCTGCCGATTCACTCCTTGGAGAGAAA cTATGATAGGACCTCCACTGGTAACTGTGGCTCATAGCAACAAATCCATAACAGTAAAGCTCCAGGCTCCACGTTCTCCCTATAGAAGGAAGAGAGGCAGCAAAATACCAATGACAAATTATTATGATCTGCTGTTTCAAGTCTTCATAATTAACAACTTGCTAGATGAG CAAAACAGGATCCTGGTGTATGAAGGGAAAAACAAGGTTAttaaaatagaagatttgaGGCCTGGAGTCAGCTACTGCATCGTGGCTAAAATGTACATGCCAATGCTGGACCACAGCAGTGCCTACAGCAGCAGGCAGTGTACTGTGCTGCAGTGA